DNA from Scheffersomyces stipitis CBS 6054 chromosome 1, whole genome shotgun sequence:
AGGACCAGAGATGATTCCACTCAAGTTCCCtgagattgcaaaaaaCGCCGATCTCTTGGTAATTTCAGGTGCACTGTAGTTAGAGCCGACCAAGTACTCTTCATAAAAGGTTAGTATTCAATCTTGTTTTAAACTTCAGGTATATTCATACGTACCAAGGGCAGGGAAGTAACCACTCTCAACAAATCCCAAAATGAATCTGATAGCATACATTCCTCTGATATTGTCTCGACCACATGTAATCATCAACACAGTTAAAATGGACCAGATGATTTCTAATGTTCCCAAATAAAATCTGGCAGAAATACGGTGCAAGATCAAGTTAGAAGGGATTTGGCCGATAATATAACCAACCGTGAAGAGGGTGGTTAAATAGTTATACTGGTTCTTGTTCATGGTATAGTATTCGTTCATTCCATTAACGTAGGCAGTAGTAATGTTGGACTGGTTCAAGTTCTTTATGAAATAACCTAAGCAGGAAGATgtcaaaagaaagaagtcCAATTTGAGCAAATATCTTTGTTCCTTGGGGTGCTTGTCAACTCCATCCCACAAAAATTTCTTGACCTTGAACCATTTGGAAGTTTCTCTGTAGTGAATTTCCTCGGGtgtcaagttcaacgaCAAATCAATGTAAGGTTCATCGCTAGTTACACTGATTTGGTCAATAGCGATGTCACCTCCCTTTTCGGTGCTTCCGTCGGGAGCAGCGGTTATTTGAGGCCGTTTCCTTTTGGCTATAGCTTCATTTTCAGCAGCAAGTAGAGTAGACTTAATTTTGCTCCATACAGTCATTTTGCTATCTTGTTCTTTGCAAGTAGAAGCTAAGTTGGTTTTCTTCATCGAAGGCTTTCCTGCCATTAAATACTAGAGATCAAACATTTCTGACTAATCCTATGGAAGCGATCTGAGTGGGTGAAgtgtgaaaaatttcactGTGGTTCTACTGATAAGAGTTAGGTACAATCGACCCCCATTTTTAGCCTACTTTCATCTGACTTAGCAAAGTTAACTATTACATGCGCAACCCCAtttagttgcaaattgtGGCTACTTGTGGTTGCATTGCGAAAAAGCTCACCTGCGCAGGAAATTGCAATTAAATTGTTATCAGACCAGGTTCTTTTATTCCCCAACTCTATCCAAAGAAGGCTTAACACTAAAACCGAATGGTGTGTTCGGagaaatacaaaatttcGAAATATGCCATAGAAATTATTAATTCCGAAGGTTTTATAAAATTGAACTAAATCGATTGTGCAGATTGTTTTTAGTGTGGTCTATATATGTGATTTCAAATTATTTTACAGACTAATATTCGACAGCGACTCAGATTCGTCCAATAGACGTTTAATTTCTGCTGGGATAGGCTTGGTGCTGTCATACAAGAGAATTCCATTTTTCTTAGCGTCCTTTTTCTCCTGGCGCTTGTAGAACCACAAAGTCACAAATGCCATAACCACCGTGCCTGCTGTATGACAGCTTGCGTAGACGTACCCGGTATGATACCTAGGGGCATCAACAGTAGGGAAGACGATTCTGTCTAGCCAGGCTCTAaattgctgcgaaaataAGTTCGTGAAGAGAAGAACGATGGCTCTTTCCTGAGCGTCGTGTCTCATGATATCATTCATCCAACCATAGATCACAGAACTAACAGTAATAGACATATACCCCAACATGAACGCAAACCACTTTGCCGAATCCGGTACATCCCAGATTGCAAGAATCACATTTCCAATAAGGTTTAGGGAATAGGCCCAAGAGATGGAGAGAACACGCGATTTATAGATATCAGCACCAATATTTACCAAAAGAATGAACAAAATTCCTAGGGCTGGAGGAATTGAAGTAAGTCTATTCAATGTAGGGATACTGTAGCTCTTATCTGCTTTCAACCACAACGCAATGCCACCGCCAGTATTTTGGTTCGATGACCAAAAGCAGTAATCAAGAACTGATAAGATATAGATTCTCCaatcaaaaataatatttttCCACACTTTCTTACTGAAGAAAGGAGGTGGGTTGGGAGAAGCAGGGGAAATATtagccttcttcaatcttgatCTAGCCAATCTGACTTCGTCATCAGTCAAGAAAATTGAGTAACAGTTGTAGGGGGTTCCCGGAATCATGATAAAACCAAGTAAAGCAACAGGAATTGTAATGATGGCATCAATTATGAACAACCAGCGCCATCCGGATAGACCACCTACTCCTTCCATTGTAGCAGAAGTCTGCCCGGCAATCAAACCACTCGTCAAGTAACCAAGCATCTGACCACAATAGTAGAATCCTCCAACAAGCCCAAGTTCTGTAGGAAGGAAATAGTTAGAAAAACAGAAATGCCAAAGGATGAAATAACCAGATTCAGCAGCCCCAACCAAGAATCTAAGAGCGTAAAGTTGGGTTGGAGTCTGTACAGCATAATGTGCTAAGGTGATGAAACCCCAAATGAGTTCAGAACCACCAATTAAATAGTGAAGAGGAACTCTAGGCAAAAGGTACATGAAGAACACCTGGAAAATAACAGCCCCAGCATTGTACATGGACTGAGCATTGATGTAATCGTTTTGAGCCATACCGATCTCTTCTCGCATCCCTGAAACGTAGGCATTGGTAATATTAGCTTGGTCCAAGTATTTCACCCAGTAACCCACAAATGAATAAAGGGTAATGAGAATATTCAACTTTATCAAaagcttcttttccaagaaaggCATGTTCTTTTCACCCCAACGGAAACGGCTCTGTCTGCTTCTGACTTTAGAATTGAATCGGTATTCGAAGTCATCAAAGAATTTCCACCAAGGTCTGTTGGCTTCATCTCTAAGCTCGAAGTCATGTAGGTTAATCCTATCAATCAGATCCTGGTCATTGTCAATTTCTATATTATGGGCAACTATAACTGTACCATCCTTACCGACTTTACTTCCTGTTTCAAACCCCGATAGACCgacttcatcaagatcCGGAATATCTCTATAATGTGGGATCCATCTCCACACTGAGTCCTTAATTATCATAGCTGCTCAATTGTGGAACCAAATTCTAGTCTAGCCACACGGTAGGTTTATGTCTACTTTAAATAATCTGAAAACTTACTCAATAGTGTGGCTTCCAATTTTAGCGACCATATCGATTTTGGTCTGATGCTCAATTTCTACGGAATATTGCAACGcttttttttcttgtctttaCCAATCTTATCACAAATTGCAGAGGTGGAGGTATTAGGGATCAGCATGTCCTCCAAATTTCGATGACAAATTGGGCGCAACTATTTTTAAGTTCCGCTCTCAGGGGCGGGCGACCATggaaatggttgcaaattatttttttcaaAGTGTGGCTTGTGCATATCATCTGCGTGCAGTATAAATTCTGGATAATCTGCCAATATTTGTGCAACTACAATCGAGGACAAGCAGTTGATAGTGAAAGGGGAAATTACAACTGAATGCCATAATTACAACAAATATGTAGATCTTGCATTACAGTGGCTCTTGCTATTTAACGAAGTTTTGCGCAACAATGACTTAGGCAACATAATTCTTACCGAGCTTAAGATTAGCAAGCCTGAGCTTCTCTTCATTGGCTGCGTGTCCTGGCTTGGAAATTATCATACTAGTCTTGACAGGTGTGGCAGACTCAAAGATCAattcaatctcttccaaagtcaagttcttggtcTCCACGAAATACAAGTAGATAATTATTACCTCGAAGGTATCCCAAAAGACGAAAAAGACGTAGTACCAATACTTGATATTCTGCATTGCCACAGGTGCTGCGTAAGTGTTGATGAAACTGGCAGTACCCTGAGTAATTTGGAAGAGTGCCATACCTTTAGCTCTCATTTCACTACTCAATATTTCTGCAGGATATAAGGGTTGTAATGGGGTGTAAccaaaggaaaagaagacgttattgaaaatgtagaTGAAGGCAATACCAACCTTGGCCGCAACCTGGTTGTTATTATTTGTGTAGGCAGCAATACAGGCAGCAATAATAGTAAAACTAATGACGAAACCAGTAGTCGAATATAAAAGAAttggtcttcttccaattcttccaacCAAAATAGAACCAGACATAGCAAAAATGAAACCAAGAATAGAATTTACCccattcaacaacaaacGAGTCGTAGGATTGGTTATTCCTAACTCCAAAAAgatgttggtgatgtaGTAGCCAACAACTGCATTACCTGATAATTGACCAAATGCAGAGTGAGCGATGCAAACCAAACTTCTGTATATACGAGACTTCGTTTTGAAAAGAATTCTAGCATCGAAGTAGTCACGAACTCTAAGTTTTGGAACTTCGAGCAAAGACAATTCTAGCTGGGCCATTTCGTACTCAACAATTGGATGTTTTTCATCTCCATTTGCATGGTATTTGCAAAAGAAGGCTCTAGCTTTGTCAGGTTGGCCAGTTAAATAATAAAACCGAGGAGACTCTGGGGCAACACCAACGAGAAGACCAATAACAACAAGTGCTGGACACAAAATTTGTAACCAAAGTGGAATTCTGAAGGAAAGAACTGAGTTGGCATAACTGATACTAGTTGCATATGAGGACCAAGTTGCAATTATAGAACCGATATAATACAAACTGTTGTATATGGCACATAAAGCTGATCTCTCATCAGGTGAAGTGATTTCCAATAAGTAGGTAGTGCTCAAAGCACATGATATTCCAGAACCAAATGAAAGCAAGAATCTACCACCAATAAATGTAGAAGTATTGTTGGCTATCGAAGTAATGATTGCTCCTAAGCAAACAATAACAGAACCAATGAAAATtgcatttcttcttccaatgaaATCTCCTAACCAAACGAAAAgagttgcaaccatttgACCTACCTgaaagattgcaaaaacgATGCCAGTGCCAGAAGCTGATTTAATATTCAAATGAGAGATGAATTCAGGCATAGTGATTAAAGATGAGAGCAACGAACCATCATAACCATTTGTAGTAGATACTAAATAGATAACAAGACAAGTAAAATAAATACTTAATCTCAGCTTTGTCCAACGAGGAACTGgatgttcttgaaagatcTTTTTATATCCATCGGTCTCGAAAGCAGTCTCTATGGCAACATCAGCTAGAGCTTCACTCTGAACAACAATGTCCTTCTCTTTGGTGGAGGATGGATTGTACGAATCGTTTAAACTATTTGTGCTCATTTTTTTGTCTATGcaaatgaaaatcaaaagatCTGAATATGTTGGAGTCAATGGGAGATATTTATATTCTTCGGTTCCAGAGGGATaccaagaaaagaagttcGTTCAAGTCAGTTTCAGCATTAttccaaaatcaaagtGGAGACATCAGAGTAATATAATTTGTTATGAAATTATATTatttcagcttctttttgcaactagGTACAATTAGTATATCTTAGTAGACGTAACCGAGATTGTGGGGAAACACGGAGCAAATGTACGAAATGGGCATCTAGGTGGAGTTTTTCGGGGGGATCtaaccaaagaagaaaaagtaagAGATTGCAAtgaaagaagttgcaaaTGGTTGATTGAGATGTGAGTGGATACGGAGCATTAGTACTAAAACGTACAAGACACTAAAACAAGCGGGATGGCGATGTGCAGGAAGAATACAGTCGTATTGTTCCAATTATAATCCCCCTGTGTTGCAAGGAACAATTTCATGCGGTGACAATAGCTTGACAGAATTGCTGGAAGTGGCTAGTGTTGCAGATAGGAAAACTAGCTTTAGAAATGGGTAACTTAATGCAGTGAGATGCAGATAAAAGACTTGTAGTGTAAAAATACCTGCGTTTTACGACGCACTGCATCAGAACTGGAAGCGATTCCTGTGGGTGCAGCGAGAAAGGCTGGGGTGCGTATGTAAGAAAAGATCCTGGTGAAAATCCGAGTCGAAGAGTAATACTAAGAGCTGAGATGATGTGGTATGACTAAGAAATTGTAGACTGCACGGTAAGATATGAAATAATGGAGTAATAATCCTATTCTATTTTTGTTAATAAAGTTGACAGATCGGATTTGTTGTGTTATCCACAACCTTCAGCGACCTGATCTACGGTGCCCTCCGCAGAATGTTACATCAGTATGGCTAATTATATTGCCACTGGCCAATACTTTAAGATCACTAAAACTAGAAGCAAGTCATGGACAAAATCTGGCAGATTCACAGCCGAATGTTCCACCCCAGACTACCCCACCTAAACGAGTCATGTCTATTGTTGGTACTATTAGTGTCAAATATGGTAGCGTGCCTACACCAGCAAAGTAATCGAGCGGTTTTTCTTTTGAACAATCCTCACCTATTCCCAAACTGTAGTAGATCGACGTGCATTACAAGTGTTGTTTCCGTGGCCGCCAGAGGTAGTAGCATATCGGTGGGTTACGTATTTGGTTAAATTCACCTATTTCCATATTTGACGTATTCGGCTAGCTCCCATATTTGACAGCTTCAATTTGTGGGGATAATATGGAATGAGTGTACTCAACGATTCGAGCTCGCGTCACAGTCAGAATTCTAGTGGAAACAATGGAACAAATCGCCAAAGCAATGAAAGCGAAGATCTTCATCTGCCTGATCTTCAGACGGCTCTTCTTGGGGGCAAATCCGGATCAGCCTCGCTATCGATCGCATCTCTAGTATCCAACTATGAGATCAGCGATGGATCCGAAACTTCTAACATCTCGCCAGAAAACATTGCTGACTACGGCCAACACGAGTCACATATCCATGACAATCTCAATGGCAATAGCAATGGCAATAGCAATGGCAATAGTAGGGACAGTCTCAATCAAAATCAACCAACCCAGAGAATGCTCTCAAGCAACTCCATTGATTTCATAAGCTACAGCAGCAATAACAATAGTAATGGTAATAGCTCCAATATCGGCTTCCCGTCACCAACAGTAAGCAAACGGGCCAACTCGGCCGATAATGTGTTCAATCTGTCAACTCGAATCAAACGAAAGAAACCGTCATGGTCTTCGGGTTCTACTttcaagctcttgaaaGCCTGCAATTTCTGTCGCAAGCGTAAAATTAAATGCGTTATCAAGGCGAACTCCAACATATGCGAATCTTGCAAATACCACAAGAAGGAGGAATGTGTATTCGACCACAAGGCGATCACAAATTCAAACTCCAATGTCATCAACCATAGCTCCAAAAACAATTCTAGTCAAAGTGCCAGTTTCGTCGTGACAGATACAACTGGTACTTCATCCAATGCTTACAATTCGGCGTTTCCACTGCCTCAGATTTCGGGAGctccaagttcttccatAAACATGATGTCTGTTTCAAATGCATCTCAAGTTCATTTGCCTACTAGAGATAGCTCTATAGTGCTTAGTAATTCGACAGCATCGTCTCCACCGTCTCCGCCAGTTATCAAGAATTCTCCAAATTCCACTggaatggctgcaaattaTAAAGCTACGGCACCTTCACCAACAGCCAGCATGAGGTCGACATCTCTAATCTCTATCGATGGTTCAATTCCCAGCGTAACTCACGAATCTCCAAGTCATAAATCCCCTGCTAGTGTTCATTTTCCTGGCGATGAAGTTTCTCCTTCGTCTATGCCTTTAACCAACAACACTAAAAGCGCTCGTCAGTCTCTCTTCGAATTGTACCAGAGCAACATTGAGCCATATACGCCGTTTGTGCCCTACGAAGTATTTCACACCAATAACTATAGAGACTTGGACCAATTTTCCAAGTGTTGTATCAATATAGCTACAGTGTCTTCACCCAATAACAAGATCCCAGAGAGTGCCATTGAGCTCTTCCTAGAGTTcctcaacaactttttgTCCACGGGGACAATTGTATGGAACGAGACCACTTTGGCGtgtttcttgttgatgCCCCTCAGAATCTCGATAGACACGGCCATTATCGAAAAGAGcttgcttttcttcaatgagTTGTACGAAGCTGACCCTGATAATATATCGATAAACTTGGTTATCGGAGCTATGACTATAGATGCATACTATAGTATGTTCCATGACTCCAAACTAACTACCAATCCTCGTATCTTGAAACGCTCTGAAATATATCTCAATAGTCTTAGTGAAGAATCGTTCAACTACCACTTCTTATATGTGGGATTCTACATTTATAAGATGATTTGGTTGAGCCAAACAAAAGAGCTTTCTTTCAGCGAACGAAAGTACAAGCTCTTCCAACTAGAGTTCGATATGTTGTTATGGCCAGCCAAGTTGACTACTGATCTCTCGGTTGTAAAGgacaagttgttggctaCTCCAGAAGCATTCATATTACATGTGCTTCACAACACACTATTATGTGCCTACTATACCAGAGCATTACAAGACAAAGAGGTGGTTGGCAAAATGATTTCTATTTCACCGGTTCCTGGGCTATACCACTTCATCTCGGGTATGGCCAAGAGTAATTTCAGAGTTACAAACGCTATTGTGGGGCGATGGAGTATTATTGCCAACTGCCGGGTGCAAACGGCAAAGTTACTATTGGATTTGAATAACATAATGGACTTCGATCCGTTCAAGCAGTCGTTAAGGTTGTTTTCCAAAAAGAGCAACGTCAAGGACGTGGTCTGGCAGGATAGAATATACGATAGAGTACAGCATCTACTACATGAAAGTCCTGTTGAggaagatgacgacgatgtGGATGGTGCTGTTGTGTTTTGGGTGTTCAGGGACATCCGCAGTATGTCGTTACAAACATAcattaaagaagaaaaggagagAAGGACCAGCATGGGTGTTCCTCCACTTTCGCCATGAATGCCATGAATTTACGAACTGATTTCTTTTATTTGTTTCAATTCCCACAATTGTTGAATTACTTTTATTGATTCTTTCAGCTGGACAATAACAAAATAATGCagaacaatatcaatagGTTTATTAAAAGTGTCCAAAATATGGAGTGGACTTTTGCATAAAATGCAATACCAATATTTAATGATAATTAATAACAAGCTATAAAAAAGGTTTTTAATAAGGATTTTGATATGCATTGTAGTAGTCACAAATAATAAGGTACTAAATATAAGCTTCACGCAAGTGTTGCAAGTCGCTTTATTTTTGCAGCACTGCTCGAAAAAGTAATAATGCTCCGACGGGATTCCCCAACATCTGCAATCAAAGCTTgtagaatacaaaaatacCGTAAATATGCACCCATCAGCCTTATCACATAATTTGTTTGCAGCCATTGTTAGTTTACGACTTCTGATTTTTGTGATTATGAAATGAAACGTGTATTTAGTCTACGCAGTAATCTAGGATTCTAATTTTATTCTGTGCTGAAGATCGACCGCCTGAGATCGTTATTGTCAATCTGATCGAAATAAGCTAATTTctccttcaagttctccGGTTTGAGTTCAGGGTAATGTTGGGCAATTGCTCCGACAACTTCATTGTACAAGATTTCGTAAGCTTTTCCTGTGAAGTGAACTCCGTCCGTTAGAAGCTCCTGCAAGGGAACATACTCTTCTTGTAACTGATCCTCTGTCCACTTGCCATATTCTTGGAACCTCTTCCACATATCGATAAATGGAACATTGAACTTTTTGG
Protein-coding regions in this window:
- the SEO1 gene encoding Suppressor of Sulfoxyde Ethionine resistance (Suppressor of Sulfoxyde Ethionine resistance Permease of the major facilitator superfamily Carbohydrate transport and metabolism); this encodes DFELRDEANRPWWKFFDDFEYRFNSKVRSRQSRFRWGEKNMPFLEKKLLIKLNILITLYSFVGYWVKYLDQANITNAYVSGMREEIGMAQNDYINAQSMYNAGAVIFQVFFMYLLPRVPLHYLIGGSELIWGFITLAHYAVQTPTQLYALRFLVGAAESGYFILWHFCFSNYFLPTELGLVGGFYYCGQMLGYLTSGLIAGQTSATMEGVGGLSGWRWLFIIDAIITIPVALLGFIMIPGTPYNCYSIFLTDDEVRLARSRLKKANISPASPNPPPFFSKKVWKNIIFDWRIYILSVLDYCFWSSNQNTGGGIALWLKADKSYSIPTLNRLTSIPPALGILFILLVNIGADIYKSRVLSISWAYSLNLIGNVILAIWDVPDSAKWFAFMLGYMSITVSSVIYGWMNDIMRHDAQERAIVLLFTNLFSQQFRAWLDRIVFPTVDAPRYHTGYVYASCHTAGTVVMAFVTLWFYKRQEKKDAKKNGILLYDSTK
- the LAC2 gene encoding Lactose Permease (lactose permease, sugar transporter, putative), yielding MSTNSLNDSYNPSSTKEKDIVVQSEALADVAIETAFETDGYKKIFQEHPVPRWTKSRLSIYFTCLVIYLVSTTNGYDGSLLSSLITMPEFISHLNIKSASGTGIVFAIFQVGQMVATLFVWLGDFIGRRNAIFIGSVIVCLGAIITSIANNTSTFIGGRFLLSFGSGISCALSTTYLLEITSPDERSALCAIYNSLYYIGSIIATWSSYATSISYANSVLSFRIPLWLQILCPALVVIGLLVGVAPESPRFYYLTGQPDKARAFFCKYHANGDEKHPIVEYEMAQLELSLLEVPKLRVRDYFDARILFKTKSRIYRSLVCIAHSAFGQLSGNAVVGYYITNIFLELGITNPTTRLLLNGVNSILGFIFAMSGSILVGRIGRRPILLYSTTGFVISFTIIAACIAAYTNNNNQVAAKVGIAFIYIFNNVFFSFGYTPLQPLYPAEILSSEMRAKGMALFQITQGTASFINTYAAPVAMQNIKYWYYVFFVFWDTFEVIIIYLYFVETKNLTLEEIELIFESATPVKTSMIISKPGHAANEEKLRLANLKLGKNYVA